In Bacillus weihaiensis, the genomic stretch GTACGGAAAAGGCTTTGCCGTTGTAGCTAGTGAAGTTCGAAAGCTTGCTGAGGAAACAAAAAATTCTGTTCAAGGGGTTTCTAGCTTAATTTCAAATATTCATACACAAATCGATAGCATGTCAACTTCCATCAATCACGTGGCCGATTTAACAACAAAGGGCACTTCCAAAATGACAGAAATGAATACATTCTTTGATTCGATCGTCGACATTATGAATAATAATAAACAACAAAGTGAACAAGCCAAAACAGACTTAACACATTTCACAGGTGTAATTGACAATGTATCCAGAGCTATGGCACAAATTGCGGACACAACTGACCACCTAAAGGATATGTCCAAAACCATTTAATTTAAGTTAGGCTATTTAAAGACACAGCTAAAAACCCGGACTCATTTATACCTCTGTAGGAGCGAAGAGGTATAAATGATCGTTCGGTTTTTTTATTCGGCGAGAAAAATGAGTGGCCAGCTTGAGCTGAAAAATGAGTGAAAACCTCGTAAAATAGTGAACAAATTAGTGCTCGTTCTTTTTAGCCTTTTTTGCTTATTTCTTATAGAAATGTAGTGACCTATTTCGTTTTAGTTCAGAAACTTGGTCTAAATAGGACAACTTTTCGTTCTATTCACGAGTTTTGAAGTCAAGTTTGCGAACTTTAGTGCTTTGCCTACGGATGTAAGGACTCTATTCGCGATTTTCGGGGCTCTATCCGCGATTACGGGCTCTCTTTCCGCGATTATTGCCTCTCTTTCCGCGATTATTGCCCCTCTATCCGCGATTATCGCCTCTCTATCCGCGATTCGGGAAAATGCGACAATCTTTTTAAAATTTCACGTAATTTTCATGACACTACGTACTGCACTCACCTACTTGACTTCGCTTTGCTACGATACCGCAGGATCCGGAGAATTTACTTAAGATTTCGAGGCTCTCTTCACAATTTGAGGTTTCTCTCTCTGAATTTTGTACTTTTACCACACTTTCAAGTACACTATTCACGTTTTAGCTGCTCTTTCGCGATTCCGCCCTCTCTTTCCGCGATTCCATCACCCCTTTCCGCGATTCCATCACCCCTTTCCGCGATTCCATCACCCCTTTCCGCGATTCCACCACCTCTTTCCGCGATTCCGCCCTCTCTTTCCGCGATTCCATCACCCCTTTCCGCGATTCCACCACCCCTTTCCGCGATTCCACCACCTCTTTCCGCGATTCCATCACCCCTTTCCGCGATTCCACCACCTCTTTCCGCGATTCCACCACCTCTTTCCGCGATTCCATCACCCCTTTCCGCGATTCCACCACCTCTTTCCGCGATTTTAAAAAATACGACAATCATTTTAAAATTTCACACCCCTCCATTACAATGCTCCCTCCTAATCATCACACCCCAGCTCTCACCCACGTTCTATTTCCATCGCCATTAAATATACTAGGAAAATAACCAAATCGTATCTATACAGTATTGTCTAGCTACGATTAAAAGTAATTGACATCTAATAGTAGATTGATATAATACTTTTATACAGAAAAGCAAAAAAGCGTTGAAGTTATAAAGGGGAAAACAATGAACAGAACAAAACAAATTCATTTTACAGAAGCATTGGTGATTTTAGCACTTATATTAGGCATGATCTTTACAAGCCTATTCGTTTGGAAGGCTGAACCTCATGTTGCCTTATTAGCTTGTATACTAGTTGTTTCATTCATCGGAATAATGAAAGGGTTCAGCTGGAAAGAGTTAGAAGCTAGTCTTGTTAAGGGTGTGCAAAGTGGTGTGCAGCCCATTTTAGTATTATCCCTAATTGGTATATTAATAGGAGCATGGATGAGTAGTGGGACGATCCCGACAATAATGACGTATGCCTTAACCATCATTAACCCAAGCTATCTACTCATCACAGCCCTTTTTTCATGTATGGTAATTTCCTCATTAGTAGGAAGTTCCTTTACGACGGTTAGTACGGTAGGTGTAGCCTTAATGGGAGCAGGAATGGCAGTTGGACTCCCATTAGAATGGGTCGCAGGTGCTGTCATTTCTGGGGCTTGTTTTGGTGACAAGATGTCTCCTATGTCTGATACAACAAATTTCGCCTCAGGTGTCTCCTCAGTAAAGTTATTTACTCATATAAGACATATGGCGAATACCACTGTACCTAGCATGATTATCACGGTTATTATCTTTTTTATAATGGGGCGTTTTGCAGAAATAAATACGGCTTCAATAGATGATACGGCAAATATGATTTCGATTATGAAGGAAAATGTACATGTTCATTTTAGTACATTACTATCTCCTCTACTGGTAATCCTTTTAGCAAGTAGGAAAGTACCGGTTATTCCATCATTAGCTGCCGGGATCATTACTGCTGGTCTTACTGCCTTTCTTATCCAAGGCGTGCAAATTAGCGAATTTCTTCAGATTCTACAAAATGGAACGAGTTTTGCTATTGATCATGAAGTTGTTGCAAATATGCTCAATCGTGGTGGATTACAATCCATGATGTGGTCCATCTCTTTAATTTTGATAGCATTTGCCTTTGGAGGATTACTTGAGGGATTACACATCATTCAAGTTTTATTAAAAGGATTCATTGAACGAATTCACCATAAAGGATCCTTAATTGCCTCAACTGCAGCTTCCTCTATCGGGGTAAATTTATTAACTGGAGAGCAATACTTATCCATCCTTATTCCAGGGCAATCTTTTAAAGAGTTATATGATAAATTACATCTTGATCGAAAATATTTATCACGCACACTAGAAGATGGTGGAACGTTAATTAATCCATTAATTCCATGGGGAGTAAGCGGTGCTTTCTTTGCTCAAACGTTAGGTGTGTCAGTGCTGGAATTCCTACCTTTTGCTTTCTTCCTTTACCTATCACTTCTCTTTACAATTGGGTATGGATTTTTTACAAAACGAGTTTAACTTAATATGAATAGATTTAGCAGAAGACGAGTGAAAAAATTCACTCGTTTTCTTACGATATATCTAGTATTCTAACAACTCTTCTCTTCCTTGATTCGATATATCTAGAAAAAATTCGACAAATACCATCTAATTGTTGCTTAATTTCACCAAGTGCTTTATCATGGTTAATAGACATAATTTACACTACATATTGATTAACAACCACAAGTTAGAACTATATATTGTACCACA encodes the following:
- a CDS encoding methyl-accepting chemotaxis protein gives rise to the protein MSELANQLAEASDQTNASIQEILAQSREIASYPIGRYEVAATAEKQAQNGKNDLEQQNELMTFIEKSTVEILAQMTSLEQTSEKINHVVSIVTSIAEQTNLLALNAAIESARAGEYGKGFAVVASEVRKLAEETKNSVQGVSSLISNIHTQIDSMSTSINHVADLTTKGTSKMTEMNTFFDSIVDIMNNNKQQSEQAKTDLTHFTGVIDNVSRAMAQIADTTDHLKDMSKTI
- the nhaC gene encoding Na+/H+ antiporter NhaC; its protein translation is MNRTKQIHFTEALVILALILGMIFTSLFVWKAEPHVALLACILVVSFIGIMKGFSWKELEASLVKGVQSGVQPILVLSLIGILIGAWMSSGTIPTIMTYALTIINPSYLLITALFSCMVISSLVGSSFTTVSTVGVALMGAGMAVGLPLEWVAGAVISGACFGDKMSPMSDTTNFASGVSSVKLFTHIRHMANTTVPSMIITVIIFFIMGRFAEINTASIDDTANMISIMKENVHVHFSTLLSPLLVILLASRKVPVIPSLAAGIITAGLTAFLIQGVQISEFLQILQNGTSFAIDHEVVANMLNRGGLQSMMWSISLILIAFAFGGLLEGLHIIQVLLKGFIERIHHKGSLIASTAASSIGVNLLTGEQYLSILIPGQSFKELYDKLHLDRKYLSRTLEDGGTLINPLIPWGVSGAFFAQTLGVSVLEFLPFAFFLYLSLLFTIGYGFFTKRV